In Eriocheir sinensis breed Jianghai 21 unplaced genomic scaffold, ASM2467909v1 Scaffold787, whole genome shotgun sequence, the following are encoded in one genomic region:
- the LOC126994400 gene encoding zwei Ig domain protein zig-8-like — protein sequence MRGARLSEESGRLGGSSSRPVAPIEPLLELGGGGLAPPGPLQPVFDEAAPRRVSTLTGGTAYLHCVVHHLGGGSVSWIRRRDLHILTVGTYTYTTDQRFEAVHAAASRDWILKLRYAQERDSGLYDCQVSRRPVLTFSVRLDVYAAPRASIVGAPDMHVDRGSTINLTCTVSHTPEPPAYIFWYHNGQVVNYESERGGVTVVTERGNTTRGFLLIQDARPRDSGNYTCAPSNTAPSALRVHVLNGESPAAVQTNAGVTPSSFPCFYVLSFLHLLLLLLVAWAWPWELGPPVLPSCGD from the exons GGGCGCGCCTGTCGGAGGAGTCTGGTCGGCTGGGCGGCAGCAGCAGCCGGCCCGTGGCGCCCATCGAGCCGCTGCTGGAGCTGGGCGGCGGGGGCCTGGCGCCGCCCGGGCCCCTGCAGCCCGTGTTCGACGAGGCGGCGCCCCGCAGGGTGTCCACCCTGACGGGCGGCACCGCCTACCTGCACTGTGTGGTGCACCACCTGGGCGGCGGCAGC gtgtcgtggatcaggcggCGGGACCTGCACATCCTAACGGTGGGCACGTACACGTACACGACGGACCAGCGCTTCGAGGCCGTGCACGCCGCCGCCTCACGGGACTGGATCCTCAAGCTCCGGTACGCCCAGGAACGCGACTCCGGCCTCTACGACTGCCAGGTGTCACGCCGGCCCGTTCTCACCTTCAGCGTGCGGCTCGACGTGTACG CCGCCCCCCGTGCCAGCATCGTGGGCGCCCCGGACATGCACGTGGACCGCGGCTCCACCATCAACCTCACCTGCACCGTCAGCCACACACCTGAGCCGCCCGCCTACATCTTCTGGTACCACAACGGACAG gtTGTGAACTACGAGTCGGAGCGCGGCGGCGTGACGGTGGTGACGGAGCGCGGCAATACGACGCGCGGCTTCCTGCTGATCCAGGACGCGCGGCCGCGGGACTCCGGCAACTACACGTGCGCGCCCTCCAACACCGCGCCCTCCGCCCTGCGCGTGCACGTGCTGaacg GTGAGTCGCCAGCCGCTGTACAGACCAACGCCGGAGTTACCCCTTCCAGCTTTCCCTGCTTCTACgtgctctctttccttcacctcctcctgctgctgctggtggcgtGGGCGTGGCCGTGGGAGTTAGGTCCACCCGTGCTGCCCTCTTGCGGTGACTGA